From the Leptospira congkakensis genome, the window GGTGGAAGGATCACAGGTGTCAGCGGAGATAAAAAAGCCAAAGAGATTTACCACAGTCTCATTGAATTTTTTGGCTGATCTCACGCGGGTTCAATAGGGGCCAAGATTGAAAGAACAAAAACTAACAACAGAAAACTATAAAGGCACTCGGGATTTTTATCCTGAGGATATGCGCCTTCGCAATTATCTATTTTCGGTGATGAAAGATGTCGCCAGATCCTACGGTTATGAAGAATATGATGGCCCCATGGTGGAATCTCTAGACCTTTATAGAGCTAAAACTGGGGAAGAAATCGTCGGAAAACAAATTTATAATTTTATCGATAAGGGTGATCGCGAGGTTGCAATTCGTCCTGAAATGACACCAACGGTTGCAAGGATGGTTGCTAAAAAATTGCGGGATCTTCCTCGTCCCATTCGTTGGTTTTCCATTCCTAACCTTTGGAGATATGAACAACCAGGTCACGGTCGCCTCAGAGAACATTGGCAACTGAATGTGGATATGTTTGGTGTCACAAGTGGCAGAGCCGAATTAGAAATTTTATCTTTAGCATGTGATATACTTTTTGCATTCGGTGCTCCCAGAAATAGTTTTAAGGTAACAATTTCTCATAGATCACTTCTCGATGAATTTTTGTTAGATGGTTTGAAAGTAAATCCTAATCAGGCACATGAAGTTTCCAAAATTTTAGATAAAAAAAATAAAATTACGGAAGATGAATATACCGCACTTGTCTCGAAAACCATTCCTGACGATTCAACAGCTGTTTCTAAGATAAACTTATTTCTTGCCGCAACTACAGAAACTCTCGGCCAAATTCCTGGGATCAAAGAAGAAACAAGAAAAA encodes:
- the hisS gene encoding histidine--tRNA ligase, producing MKEQKLTTENYKGTRDFYPEDMRLRNYLFSVMKDVARSYGYEEYDGPMVESLDLYRAKTGEEIVGKQIYNFIDKGDREVAIRPEMTPTVARMVAKKLRDLPRPIRWFSIPNLWRYEQPGHGRLREHWQLNVDMFGVTSGRAELEILSLACDILFAFGAPRNSFKVTISHRSLLDEFLLDGLKVNPNQAHEVSKILDKKNKITEDEYTALVSKTIPDDSTAVSKINLFLAATTETLGQIPGIKEETRKTIQTLFEELKTIGLEDIVYFDPSVVRGFDYYTGFIFEIFDTSPQNKRSLYGGGRYDNLIGLFSNEELSGIGFGLGDVTLQNFLTAHNLLPNFVNDSTVYIPLLDESSFAENHNFARELRKEKIAVEVSLLSQKMGKQLSYAEKKGYRWILLRGEDEIKAGTVTLKDMATRNQWTSSFSEALQKIKEELSK